A region of Vitis vinifera cultivar Pinot Noir 40024 chromosome 15, ASM3070453v1 DNA encodes the following proteins:
- the LOC100246253 gene encoding acyl carrier protein 1, mitochondrial — translation MALRAAILRHIRVPVLQTLAPASTASNWQRWIRPMSSHGDDHLQKEEVIERVLSVVKSFPKVDPSQVTADVHFQKDLGLDSLDNVEIVMALEEEFKLEIPDKEADKIDSCNLAIEYIYNHPMAG, via the exons ATGGCTCTGAGGGCCGCAATCCTGAGGCACATAAGAGTCCCAGTTCTTCAAACCCTAGCCCCCGCGTCCACCGCTTCCAACTGGCAGAGATGGATCCGACCAATGTCGTCTCACGGCGATGATCATCTTCAAAAGGAAGAGGTTATCGAGAGAGTCCTCTCCGTCGTCAAGAGCTTCCCCAAGGTCGATCCTTCACAG GTGACTGCTGATGTACACTTTCAGAAAGACCTGGGCCTGGATAGCTTGGACAATGTGGAGATTGTAATGGCTCTTGAAGAGGAGTTCAAACTCGAAATTCCAGACAAGGAAGCAGATAAGATCGACTCCTGTAATCTTGCCATTGAGTACATCTATAACCATCCAATGGCTGGTTAA